In the genome of Granulibacter bethesdensis CGDNIH1, one region contains:
- a CDS encoding Ppx/GppA family phosphatase, whose amino-acid sequence MLLPLPTDRKRAAVVDLGSNSVRLVVFEGQSRNPLPIFNEKAVLRLGRGLQTTGRLNDEGVGQALVVMARYYALARAMHADPFEVLATAAVRDAENGPDFVAALERIMPGVPILVLSGHEEAALSAQGVLCGMPQARGILADIGGGSLEVVRLDGGQAQDAATLRLGVIRLADRAGGDPAKARTLVDTDLASVPWLGQEPGQDLLLVGGAWRAMARIHMAQTGYPLNMVHHYTISRDEARDLTGVIASASPKGLERLPAVPRRRMEDLPYAALVLRRLLRATGCRRVVFSANGLREGWYMRMIPPEIAARDPLRAVAEEDARLYSRDPALPGRLCAWTDGLFPDETEEQRRLREACCLMSDIGHHDHPEFRAEQAFHYLLRQPGSGLDHHGRAFLGLTIAMRYEADPASPWLLPARLLLDSAAALRADILGHALRLAYTLSGGTPALLALAGLDARDGALELRLHRGGGVFAGESVVRRLEQLAQIMGLRPMITEG is encoded by the coding sequence ATGCTTCTTCCTCTTCCGACTGACAGAAAACGTGCTGCGGTCGTTGATCTGGGGTCCAATTCGGTCCGCCTCGTGGTGTTTGAGGGGCAGTCACGGAATCCGTTACCGATTTTCAACGAAAAAGCGGTGCTCCGGCTCGGGCGCGGATTGCAGACCACAGGACGTCTGAACGATGAAGGGGTCGGGCAGGCGCTGGTTGTCATGGCGCGGTATTACGCGCTGGCCCGCGCGATGCATGCCGATCCGTTCGAAGTATTGGCGACTGCCGCGGTAAGGGATGCCGAAAACGGTCCTGATTTTGTAGCGGCACTGGAACGGATCATGCCGGGCGTGCCGATTCTGGTGCTGTCAGGGCATGAAGAAGCCGCGCTGTCGGCACAGGGTGTGCTGTGCGGTATGCCGCAGGCAAGAGGTATTCTGGCCGATATTGGTGGTGGCTCGCTGGAAGTCGTACGGCTGGATGGGGGGCAGGCCCAAGATGCCGCTACCCTGCGGCTTGGGGTCATCCGGCTGGCGGATCGTGCCGGGGGCGATCCGGCCAAGGCGCGGACACTGGTCGATACTGACCTTGCTTCCGTACCGTGGCTGGGGCAGGAGCCGGGCCAGGATCTGCTGCTGGTGGGCGGGGCATGGCGCGCAATGGCGCGTATCCATATGGCTCAAACCGGTTATCCGCTGAATATGGTGCACCATTACACGATCAGCCGGGATGAGGCGCGGGATCTGACCGGTGTCATCGCTTCCGCCAGTCCGAAAGGGCTGGAGCGGCTTCCTGCCGTTCCGCGCCGCCGCATGGAAGATCTGCCCTATGCGGCTCTGGTACTGCGTCGGTTGCTGCGCGCTACCGGCTGCCGTCGTGTTGTATTCTCTGCCAATGGACTGCGCGAGGGCTGGTATATGCGCATGATCCCGCCGGAGATCGCCGCACGTGATCCATTGCGGGCGGTCGCCGAGGAAGATGCGCGGCTTTATAGCCGTGATCCTGCTCTGCCTGGCCGTCTGTGCGCCTGGACGGATGGATTATTCCCCGATGAGACCGAGGAACAAAGGCGCCTGCGCGAAGCCTGCTGTCTGATGTCCGATATCGGGCATCACGATCACCCGGAATTCAGGGCAGAGCAGGCGTTTCATTATCTGCTGCGTCAGCCGGGCAGCGGCCTCGATCATCATGGCCGGGCTTTTCTGGGTTTGACGATTGCCATGCGATATGAGGCCGATCCGGCTTCCCCCTGGCTGCTGCCGGCGCGTTTGCTGCTGGATAGTGCTGCCGCACTTCGGGCAGACATTTTGGGGCATGCCCTTCGGCTGGCCTATACATTATCCGGTGGCACGCCGGCGCTGCTGGCACTGGCGGGTCTGGACGCCCGGGATGGAGCACTGGAACTGCGGCTGCATCGCGGTGGGGGTGTTTTTGCCGGTGAAAGCGTGGTGCGCAGGCTGGAGCAACTGGCCCAGATCATGGGCCTGCGACCTATGATTACGGAGGGGTAA
- a CDS encoding magnesium transporter CorA family protein, with product MLRVFPAAHEAEDQAGHIAPDCLAQAGWIDLHNPTEEEIRLVSQETGQSIPSRQALEEIENSSRLRLHEETLYLSMPLVSRSSEEPVIGPLGMVVNRERLITIRFQEAQVFDRLHEALAARQAGGSSGFRLMVALIEALVDRLADVLEMTATDIDRVSGTIFRESRQTSRRPARADRMLQASLRRIGQLGDRLGKIRDTLLGVGRIVPYVITNAQDWLSDTLTARLESLKADIASLNDYENHLNMKLNFLLDATLGFINIEQSGIVKVLTIVSVAGIPPVLIAGIYGMNFKLMPELDWHYGYPMSLGLMVLSILLTIAWFRIRGWF from the coding sequence ATGTTGAGGGTATTCCCGGCGGCCCATGAGGCGGAAGACCAGGCGGGACATATTGCCCCTGACTGTTTGGCGCAGGCTGGCTGGATTGATCTGCATAATCCGACGGAAGAGGAAATCCGTCTGGTGTCTCAGGAAACCGGGCAGTCTATTCCTTCACGTCAGGCGCTGGAGGAGATTGAAAATTCCAGCCGTCTGCGCCTGCATGAGGAAACCCTGTATCTCAGCATGCCGCTGGTCAGCCGGTCGAGTGAGGAACCGGTCATAGGACCGTTGGGTATGGTGGTGAACCGGGAGCGCCTGATCACGATCCGGTTTCAGGAAGCGCAGGTTTTTGATCGACTGCATGAAGCGCTCGCGGCCAGACAGGCGGGCGGCAGTTCCGGTTTCCGCTTGATGGTCGCCCTGATCGAGGCGCTGGTTGATCGGCTGGCCGATGTGCTGGAAATGACGGCGACCGATATTGATCGTGTCTCCGGCACAATTTTCAGGGAAAGCCGTCAGACGTCCCGCAGGCCGGCCCGTGCGGATCGTATGTTGCAGGCATCTCTGCGCAGGATCGGCCAGCTGGGCGACAGGCTGGGCAAGATTCGCGACACTTTGCTTGGGGTAGGGCGGATTGTGCCCTATGTGATCACGAACGCGCAGGACTGGTTGTCGGACACGCTCACGGCACGTTTGGAGTCGCTGAAAGCCGATATCGCATCTCTGAACGACTATGAGAATCATCTGAACATGAAGCTCAATTTCCTGCTCGATGCGACACTCGGGTTTATTAATATCGAGCAGAGCGGGATCGTGAAGGTGCTGACGATCGTGTCGGTCGCTGGTATCCCGCCAGTGCTGATTGCCGGCATTTATGGGATGAATTTCAAGCTGATGCCGGAGCTGGACTGGCATTACGGCTATCCGATGAGTCTCGGGCTGATGGTGCTGAGTATCCTGCTGACGATAGCGTGGTTCCGGATACGGGGATGGTTCTGA
- a CDS encoding ATP-dependent helicase has protein sequence MTDHPSSPFPPAAASVPSEGGEAYLARLNPEQRAAVETIDGPLLVLAGAGTGKTRVLTTRFAHILKSGRAFPNQVLAVTFTNKAAREMRERVGAILGEKVEGLWLGTFHALCARMLRRHAEYVGLSSNFSILDSDDQMRLLKQVAETFRVDTKRWPLPGLMAAIQRWKDRGLTPERVTPAEDTDYASGHAVAIYRAYQERLRALNAADFGDLLLFMTEILRSRPEVLSQYHRAFRYILVDEYQDTNLVQYLWLRLLAQGRQNGDQNICCVGDDDQSIYSWRGAEVENILRFEKDFPGAHVVRLESNYRSTAPILGAAAGLIAHNEGRLGKTLRPGRANAEGEKVDVISLWDSDEEARMVGDRIETARRNRHPLSEIAVLVRAGFQTRSFEERLITLGVPYRVIGGLRFYERAEIRDAIAYARLLAQPSDDLAFERIVNVPRRGVGEVALRGLHERARADSVPLLEAASRQLADGKLRGKVKEGIAAFLQGLESWRRMLGSEGHVATMATMLDESGYTEMWKQDKSPEAPGRLENLKELLRAMAEFDALPGFLDHVSLVMENEQDAGDDKVSLMSLHAAKGLEFDMVFLPGWEEGLFPHQRALDEGGLKSLEEERRLAYVGLTRARQKAVISHAANRRIYANWQSAIPSRFIEELPPDCIQSQGSAVMEREQRLRGGFGAGVQFPMLATRHAPRAAAPRVREAWEQPGRASQAGRFSVGSRVFHDKFGYGTVTAVIDDRLDVTFDKAGTKRILDSFVEPR, from the coding sequence GCGCCTGAACCCCGAACAGCGGGCGGCGGTGGAGACGATTGATGGGCCGCTGCTGGTGCTGGCCGGGGCGGGCACGGGCAAGACACGGGTGCTGACCACCCGCTTTGCCCATATTCTGAAAAGCGGGCGTGCTTTTCCCAATCAGGTTCTGGCCGTCACCTTCACCAACAAGGCTGCCCGGGAAATGCGGGAGAGGGTCGGGGCGATCCTCGGCGAGAAGGTGGAGGGGCTGTGGCTCGGCACATTCCATGCGCTCTGCGCCCGTATGCTGCGGCGGCATGCGGAGTATGTCGGCCTCTCCTCGAATTTCTCGATTCTCGACAGTGATGACCAGATGCGCCTGCTTAAGCAGGTGGCGGAGACGTTTCGGGTCGATACCAAACGATGGCCGCTGCCCGGCCTGATGGCCGCCATCCAGCGCTGGAAAGATCGTGGCCTGACGCCCGAGCGTGTGACCCCGGCTGAGGATACGGATTATGCCTCCGGCCATGCTGTCGCGATCTATCGGGCCTATCAGGAGCGACTGCGGGCACTCAATGCGGCTGATTTCGGTGATCTGCTGCTTTTCATGACGGAAATTCTCCGCTCCCGGCCGGAAGTGCTGAGCCAGTATCATCGGGCTTTCCGTTACATTCTGGTCGATGAGTATCAGGATACGAATCTGGTCCAGTATCTCTGGCTGCGTCTGCTGGCGCAGGGAAGGCAGAACGGGGACCAGAACATCTGCTGCGTCGGGGATGACGATCAGAGCATCTATTCCTGGCGCGGGGCGGAGGTGGAAAACATCCTACGCTTCGAAAAGGATTTCCCCGGCGCGCATGTGGTGCGGCTGGAGAGTAATTATCGCTCGACCGCCCCCATTCTTGGCGCTGCGGCCGGGCTGATTGCGCATAATGAAGGGCGGCTCGGCAAAACGCTGCGTCCTGGCCGGGCCAATGCGGAAGGTGAGAAGGTCGATGTCATCTCTCTGTGGGATTCCGATGAGGAAGCCCGCATGGTGGGGGATCGCATCGAAACGGCGCGTCGTAACCGTCACCCGTTATCGGAGATCGCGGTGCTGGTCAGGGCCGGCTTTCAGACCCGCTCCTTCGAGGAAAGGCTGATTACCCTGGGCGTGCCCTATCGTGTCATTGGTGGGTTGAGGTTCTATGAGCGGGCCGAAATTCGCGATGCGATCGCTTATGCGCGGTTATTGGCCCAACCTTCCGATGATCTGGCGTTCGAGCGGATCGTGAATGTGCCGCGTCGTGGCGTGGGAGAGGTCGCGTTGCGTGGCCTGCATGAACGGGCCAGGGCTGATTCTGTCCCGCTGCTGGAAGCCGCTTCACGGCAACTGGCCGATGGTAAATTGCGCGGGAAAGTGAAAGAGGGCATCGCTGCCTTCCTGCAGGGTCTGGAGAGTTGGCGGCGCATGCTGGGCAGCGAAGGCCATGTCGCCACCATGGCCACCATGCTGGATGAGAGCGGCTACACGGAGATGTGGAAGCAGGATAAATCACCCGAGGCGCCGGGCCGGCTGGAAAATCTCAAGGAATTGCTGCGGGCCATGGCCGAGTTCGATGCTCTGCCCGGTTTTCTCGATCACGTCTCGCTGGTGATGGAGAATGAACAGGATGCGGGCGACGACAAGGTCAGTCTGATGAGCCTGCACGCCGCCAAGGGACTGGAATTCGACATGGTTTTCCTGCCGGGTTGGGAGGAAGGCCTGTTTCCCCATCAACGGGCGCTGGATGAAGGCGGCCTGAAAAGCCTGGAGGAGGAGCGGCGGCTGGCCTATGTGGGCCTCACGCGCGCGCGACAAAAAGCCGTGATCAGCCATGCCGCCAACCGGCGCATTTACGCCAACTGGCAGAGCGCCATTCCCAGCCGCTTTATCGAGGAACTGCCGCCGGACTGCATCCAGTCGCAGGGGTCGGCAGTGATGGAGCGGGAGCAGCGGTTGCGGGGTGGATTCGGCGCTGGCGTTCAGTTCCCGATGCTGGCGACCCGTCATGCACCCCGGGCGGCAGCACCACGGGTGCGGGAAGCATGGGAACAGCCGGGCCGGGCATCTCAGGCAGGGCGGTTTTCGGTCGGCAGCCGGGTTTTTCATGACAAATTCGGCTATGGAACCGTGACGGCGGTGATTGATGACCGTCTGGACGTGACATTCGACAAGGCAGGCACGAAACGCATTCTCGACAGTTTCGTGGAACCGCGATGA
- the rnd gene encoding ribonuclease D produces MSRQSRSRFPSPTLITKSEDLAALCTTLRREPYVTIDTEFMRERTYWPELCVVQLGGADCVAVIDTLAPELDLAPVGELLADPAVIKVFHACRQDIEIFLLRFGSIPQPMFDTQVAAMVAGFGDQVGYDTLVSSLTGGHIDKAHRFSDWSRRPLSQAQIDYAAADVTHLRGVYETLRDRLEKEGRLAWVSEEMAVLNDPATYRTDPVTMWERLRPRTNNRRYLGLLRAICAWREVEAQRLNIPRQRLIKDESLLEIAATSPADAESLAQARGVGRGFAEGRSGATLLAAIAEARGLPDADLPAIPRSRESGARPSPALVSLLKVLLAAKSEQHNVAPKLLASSEDLDRLATEAEPDVPALTGWRRDVFGQDALALKNGEICLGVDGKQIKLITTG; encoded by the coding sequence ATGTCCCGCCAGTCCCGCTCCAGATTTCCCAGCCCCACCTTGATTACAAAAAGCGAAGACCTCGCAGCGTTATGCACGACGCTGCGCAGGGAGCCATACGTCACCATTGATACCGAGTTCATGCGAGAACGCACATACTGGCCGGAACTTTGCGTCGTGCAGCTTGGCGGGGCGGATTGCGTCGCCGTGATCGATACGCTGGCACCGGAACTGGACCTCGCCCCGGTGGGAGAATTGCTGGCTGATCCGGCGGTGATCAAAGTGTTTCATGCCTGCCGGCAGGATATTGAAATTTTCCTGCTGCGCTTCGGCTCCATCCCGCAACCGATGTTCGACACACAGGTCGCCGCCATGGTGGCGGGGTTTGGCGATCAGGTCGGCTATGACACGCTCGTTTCCTCCCTGACCGGAGGACATATCGACAAGGCACACCGGTTCAGTGACTGGTCCCGCCGTCCCCTGTCTCAGGCCCAGATCGACTATGCCGCCGCCGACGTCACCCATCTGCGTGGCGTGTATGAGACCCTCCGTGACCGGCTGGAAAAAGAAGGCCGTCTGGCCTGGGTGTCCGAGGAAATGGCGGTGCTGAACGATCCCGCAACCTATCGCACCGATCCGGTCACGATGTGGGAAAGGCTGCGCCCCCGCACCAATAACCGGCGCTATCTGGGGTTGCTGCGGGCTATCTGTGCATGGCGTGAGGTTGAGGCACAGCGCCTGAACATTCCACGGCAGCGTCTGATCAAGGATGAAAGCCTGCTGGAAATCGCCGCGACCTCCCCTGCCGATGCAGAGTCTCTGGCGCAGGCCCGTGGAGTCGGGCGCGGCTTTGCGGAAGGCCGGTCAGGCGCCACCCTGCTGGCGGCCATTGCCGAGGCCAGGGGCCTGCCCGACGCTGATCTTCCCGCGATTCCACGCAGCCGGGAGAGTGGGGCGCGCCCTTCTCCCGCTCTCGTTTCATTGCTGAAAGTGCTGCTGGCGGCCAAAAGCGAACAGCATAACGTCGCTCCGAAACTGCTGGCTTCCTCGGAGGATCTGGACCGGCTGGCGACCGAGGCGGAACCAGACGTGCCCGCTTTGACCGGATGGAGGCGGGATGTCTTCGGTCAGGATGCTCTCGCCCTGAAAAATGGGGAGATCTGTCTTGGGGTGGATGGGAAACAGATCAAACTGATCACCACAGGCTGA
- a CDS encoding cell envelope integrity EipB family protein — protein sequence MARIRDFLVPSRIHVDQGTGSIREAPSITRFSLALAGLMLGGVSSVSLSVLPALAAGGEHATEKPASHDIVQVAQSASSMTSTARPDQAQILKIASGMAAHRIHYDLTLDGTPTGDVIGARGGMDYEVIDACDGWATRQRLEMTISNRDGQDIQMVSDYTTWESKDGTRMRFHMRQTTDTAVSQETAGEASMDGFGHSGTIRYDLPRPMTKPIQAGTFFPMMHTAALLAAAEDGIKFSALPLFDGTSADGVQDTFVVALDWKKSVPVKIDLLKDMPSAKVLVSFFDTDKARIEPAYQAGMRYWLNGVADDLTMNFGDFKLKGGIASFKSLPHKC from the coding sequence ATGGCACGTATCCGCGATTTTCTTGTTCCTTCTCGTATCCATGTAGATCAAGGGACCGGGTCTATCCGGGAAGCGCCCTCAATCACGCGCTTTTCTCTGGCGCTGGCCGGGTTGATGCTCGGCGGGGTCAGCAGCGTCTCACTCTCCGTCCTCCCTGCCTTGGCAGCCGGCGGAGAGCATGCAACAGAAAAACCTGCTTCTCACGATATCGTGCAGGTGGCCCAGTCCGCCTCCTCCATGACGTCAACAGCCCGCCCGGATCAGGCGCAGATTCTCAAGATTGCCTCCGGGATGGCGGCGCATCGCATCCATTACGATCTGACGCTGGATGGTACGCCGACCGGGGATGTAATTGGCGCTCGCGGTGGTATGGATTACGAGGTCATTGATGCCTGTGACGGCTGGGCCACACGGCAGCGTCTGGAGATGACCATTTCCAATCGGGATGGTCAGGATATCCAGATGGTTTCGGATTACACCACCTGGGAATCCAAAGACGGCACCCGCATGCGCTTTCACATGCGACAGACGACTGATACCGCCGTGTCGCAGGAAACGGCGGGTGAAGCCTCTATGGATGGTTTCGGCCACAGCGGGACGATCCGTTACGATCTGCCGCGTCCGATGACCAAGCCGATCCAGGCCGGTACGTTCTTCCCGATGATGCATACGGCGGCATTGTTGGCCGCAGCGGAGGACGGGATCAAATTTTCGGCCCTGCCCCTGTTTGATGGAACATCGGCGGATGGCGTGCAGGATACATTTGTCGTAGCGCTCGACTGGAAAAAATCGGTTCCGGTCAAGATTGACCTGCTGAAGGACATGCCGAGCGCCAAAGTGCTGGTGTCGTTCTTCGACACCGACAAGGCGAGGATAGAGCCTGCTTATCAGGCCGGTATGCGATACTGGCTGAATGGCGTGGCGGATGATCTCACCATGAATTTCGGCGATTTCAAGCTGAAGGGCGGCATCGCATCCTTCAAGTCACTCCCGCATAAATGCTGA
- the aspS gene encoding aspartate--tRNA ligase, with protein MHAYRSHDCGALRAADTGTEARLSGWIHSKRDHGGLLFIDLRDHYGLTQCVFASGTDIFATVEKLRPESVITVTGQVVARETGTVNPKLPTGEIELRVTALDVQSSAEVLPLQVAGTESYPDELRLKYRYIDLRRERVHRNMMLRAQVIASLRRRMIEQGFTEFQTPILTASSPEGARDFLVPARLHPGKFYALPQAPQQFKQLAMVAGFDRYFQIAPCFRDEASRADRSPGEFYQLDFEMSFATQEDVFAALEPVMAQVFEEFSNGREVTKPPFPRIPYETAMLEYGSDKPDLRNPLRITDVTAQFDGSGFGLFAKIAASGGIVRAIPAPGAAGNPRSFFDKLNDWARAEGAGGLGYIIFDAEGPKGPIARNLEPERAEAIRQACGLQAGDAVFFAAGQKLEAAKFAGAVRTRLGQELNLIAQNEFRFCWIIDFPMYELNEETGQIDFSHNPFSMPQGGLDALDNQDPLTIKAYQYDIVCNGIELSSGAIRNHRPDLMIRAFEIAGYPASEVEARFGGMLNAFRYGAPPHGGAAPGIDRMVMLLADEPNIREVILFPLNQQGEDLMMGAPAEVEPARLKELSLRIEKPPVVKKG; from the coding sequence ATGCACGCCTATCGCAGCCATGATTGTGGCGCCCTGCGCGCCGCCGATACCGGAACGGAAGCCCGTCTGTCCGGCTGGATTCACAGCAAGCGCGATCATGGCGGTCTGCTGTTCATTGATCTGCGTGATCATTACGGCTTGACGCAGTGTGTGTTCGCCTCCGGCACTGACATATTCGCGACGGTTGAAAAGTTGCGCCCCGAAAGCGTCATCACCGTGACCGGGCAGGTTGTTGCACGTGAAACAGGGACGGTGAACCCGAAACTGCCGACCGGTGAGATCGAACTCCGGGTAACTGCGCTGGATGTTCAGTCCTCGGCCGAGGTGCTGCCTCTGCAGGTGGCGGGCACTGAATCCTATCCCGATGAATTGCGGCTGAAATACCGCTATATCGACCTGCGGCGGGAGCGCGTGCATCGGAACATGATGCTGCGTGCCCAGGTCATCGCCAGCCTGCGTCGCCGTATGATTGAGCAGGGCTTTACCGAATTTCAGACCCCGATCCTGACGGCATCCTCCCCTGAAGGTGCGCGCGACTTTCTGGTGCCGGCCCGTCTGCATCCGGGCAAGTTCTACGCGTTGCCGCAGGCGCCGCAACAATTCAAGCAGCTGGCGATGGTAGCGGGCTTTGATCGCTATTTTCAGATCGCCCCCTGTTTCCGTGATGAGGCCAGCCGCGCTGACCGTTCCCCCGGTGAATTCTATCAGCTCGATTTCGAGATGAGCTTCGCCACGCAGGAAGACGTGTTTGCTGCACTGGAACCGGTGATGGCGCAGGTGTTCGAGGAGTTCTCCAACGGTCGTGAGGTGACCAAGCCGCCTTTCCCGCGCATTCCCTATGAAACCGCGATGCTGGAATACGGCTCCGACAAGCCGGACCTGCGCAATCCGCTGCGGATCACCGATGTGACGGCTCAGTTCGACGGTTCCGGTTTCGGGCTGTTTGCCAAGATCGCGGCTTCGGGCGGGATCGTCCGTGCTATTCCGGCACCGGGCGCTGCTGGAAACCCGCGCAGCTTCTTCGACAAGCTGAATGATTGGGCGCGTGCGGAAGGGGCCGGTGGCCTCGGCTACATCATTTTCGATGCGGAGGGTCCGAAAGGCCCCATTGCCCGCAATCTGGAGCCGGAGCGTGCGGAAGCCATCCGTCAGGCTTGCGGATTGCAGGCGGGAGATGCGGTGTTCTTTGCGGCAGGACAAAAGCTGGAAGCGGCCAAATTCGCGGGCGCCGTCCGGACACGGCTGGGTCAGGAGCTGAACCTGATCGCTCAGAACGAGTTCCGCTTCTGCTGGATCATCGACTTCCCGATGTATGAGTTGAACGAGGAAACCGGCCAGATCGATTTCAGTCATAACCCGTTCAGCATGCCGCAGGGTGGGCTGGATGCGCTCGACAATCAGGATCCGCTGACGATCAAGGCGTATCAGTACGACATCGTGTGCAACGGGATTGAGCTTTCATCGGGGGCTATTCGTAACCATCGTCCCGATCTGATGATCCGTGCGTTTGAGATCGCGGGCTATCCGGCCAGCGAGGTGGAGGCACGGTTCGGCGGCATGCTGAATGCGTTTCGCTACGGCGCACCCCCACACGGTGGTGCCGCGCCGGGCATTGACCGCATGGTGATGTTACTGGCGGATGAGCCGAATATCCGCGAGGTGATCCTGTTCCCGCTCAATCAGCAAGGCGAGGATCTGATGATGGGTGCCCCGGCCGAGGTCGAGCCTGCCCGTTTGAAAGAACTGTCCTTACGGATCGAGAAACCGCCTGTGGTTAAAAAGGGGTAA
- a CDS encoding 50S ribosomal protein L11 methyltransferase: MSRHATALETVRVIVPDEAVYAYEAAFQTVCGNVGLWLDEDTGLWHIEGVRERGTPGLDQALALARLASGTDAEIIRTETPADGWLARTYESFPEQLVGRRFAVRGTHLNGPDTPGRITLRLDAGVAFGSGEHGSTRGCLLALEQLAAKASPKRRVIDLGTGSGILAMAAARLIKPHPVRVMAADIEPWSVRTAQQNAVLNRVSRQLDCLVSDGWKRRPIRARAPYDLIFANILARPLCGMAYPLAQSLEPGGHVILAGLLATQMRMVLAAYRRQGLVLWKAIPQGHWMTLILHKRPVASLEKAVSAA, encoded by the coding sequence ATGAGCCGCCATGCCACCGCTCTGGAGACGGTGCGCGTCATCGTTCCCGATGAAGCCGTCTACGCTTATGAAGCGGCGTTTCAGACCGTGTGCGGCAATGTCGGTCTCTGGCTGGATGAGGATACCGGCCTCTGGCATATCGAGGGGGTCAGGGAGCGTGGCACACCGGGCCTCGATCAGGCTCTGGCGCTGGCCCGCCTTGCCAGCGGTACGGATGCGGAGATCATCCGCACCGAAACGCCTGCCGATGGCTGGCTTGCCCGCACCTATGAATCATTCCCCGAACAGCTCGTAGGTCGCCGTTTTGCGGTGCGCGGCACACATCTGAATGGCCCCGATACGCCGGGCCGGATCACGTTGCGTCTGGATGCGGGGGTTGCGTTCGGCTCTGGCGAGCATGGCTCGACCCGTGGCTGTCTGCTGGCGTTGGAGCAACTGGCTGCAAAAGCCTCGCCAAAGCGGCGGGTGATTGATCTGGGAACAGGCTCCGGCATTCTTGCCATGGCGGCGGCACGGCTGATCAAGCCGCATCCGGTGCGGGTGATGGCGGCGGATATCGAACCATGGTCGGTACGTACCGCACAGCAGAATGCAGTGCTGAACCGGGTATCAAGGCAGCTCGACTGTCTTGTCTCGGATGGATGGAAGCGACGTCCGATCCGGGCCAGGGCACCTTATGATCTGATTTTTGCCAATATTCTGGCGCGCCCGCTCTGTGGTATGGCCTATCCTCTGGCGCAGTCTCTGGAACCGGGTGGGCATGTGATTCTGGCCGGATTGCTGGCAACCCAGATGCGGATGGTGTTGGCAGCCTATCGCCGCCAGGGGCTGGTGCTGTGGAAAGCGATTCCGCAGGGACACTGGATGACGCTGATCCTGCACAAGCGTCCGGTGGCCTCTTTGGAAAAAGCGGTCTCTGCGGCATAA